In the genome of Fulvivirga maritima, one region contains:
- a CDS encoding sensor histidine kinase — MALKSAKYAITIYILFTVCKIGYPQLYVPKAYHEKDGLPSNIVAGIGQDAEGLLWFLTDQGLCSYDGISWKKDTSQTPPKGWHNHLLSFKDKTLLAAGFDQQQFKILYYDNQQWIDIPFNPTNGYTQYFKTAVAQGDGFKKFAFNTLNYIYEYDFYTSKWDSLKLPEEKHPDIPHIRSLRYINDTLYLTTAQQIYVRQPGAKKLGVLKTNDDKGYIHIYSIDNGKNKFIIGNGWIKRIYNHKTELIANIPDKTLSESSYITDDGEYNIYFTSSEWFYRFNTQTHELFQFKIQDHNAAALRSRLFIDEEKNFWVITYRGAYKVNSFRFTSYNKSSGLLENEGTAILELKPGVMFIGSSEGYSIINKADKSIRPYDLGTMLMQKHIQRIFDIEKSPTGTYIAGGILGFGILQEDFNVKWHQFPELDRVETIHISDSNIYLSNHNHIYKKTGSSLQKAGDIYAYTRQITELPDGRLCAVTNAGLTIFEHGTSKTILYKHEASSNFYVLKNINGHTYIGSHIGLLELKNDSIFHAPLHNYNITQPIYDMLKTRDGKIWLGTANGVYIIDEGRMKHYTQDDGLIGNEVNRNSFYEDSHGRIWIGTSEGVSYYDPEMDSEIPNPEKVDILYIKNKNEVISEEELSDLSHQKNDLEFFFRTISFTDEQKTNYRLRLIGLEKEWRYINNHQQNSILYTSLPYGKDYQLEIQASIGNGPWSPSTLSSSISIDKPFYITWWFIIGCVLFAIMLGYMINYYINQIELNTILKKTVEEKTAQITASQKELKNQNNQLLEEIEVRKIAETERSKLIHELTKINKELDWFIYSASHDLTAPIKSMRGLLNIMLIEEQKELYDRYLPLLQKSLSQLETFTKELIDFSRNARAEVSRDPIQFKKLISVVIENFRFLDNFEHISISIETGKEADQFITDSLRLRVILTNILSNAVNYHDLEKSEPFIKISSYRDNGSIFIKVNDNGQGINSAMQPNIFNMFYRANENSKGSGLGLYIVKEAVDKIGGKISLASDLGIGTTVTLEIPQTE; from the coding sequence ATGGCTCTCAAAAGTGCTAAATACGCTATTACTATCTATATTCTGTTTACCGTTTGTAAAATTGGGTATCCTCAGCTTTACGTACCTAAAGCCTATCATGAAAAAGATGGTTTGCCATCTAATATTGTAGCAGGTATAGGTCAGGATGCTGAAGGTTTATTATGGTTTCTTACTGATCAGGGGCTATGTAGTTATGATGGCATTAGCTGGAAAAAGGACACCAGCCAAACTCCTCCAAAAGGATGGCATAATCACCTCCTTAGCTTTAAGGACAAAACTTTGCTTGCGGCGGGTTTTGACCAACAACAGTTTAAAATACTCTATTATGATAACCAGCAATGGATAGACATACCCTTTAACCCCACAAATGGCTATACTCAATACTTTAAAACTGCAGTAGCTCAAGGAGATGGCTTTAAAAAATTCGCCTTCAATACTCTTAACTACATTTATGAGTATGATTTTTACACCTCTAAGTGGGACAGCCTTAAACTCCCTGAAGAAAAACATCCTGACATCCCTCATATCAGGTCTTTGAGATACATTAATGATACTTTATACCTCACTACAGCACAACAAATCTACGTGCGCCAACCGGGAGCAAAAAAGCTAGGTGTGTTAAAAACTAATGATGATAAGGGCTATATACACATATATTCTATAGATAACGGAAAGAATAAATTTATAATTGGTAACGGATGGATTAAAAGGATTTATAACCATAAAACAGAACTCATAGCCAACATTCCGGATAAGACCTTAAGTGAAAGCTCCTATATAACTGATGATGGTGAATACAATATCTATTTTACTTCTTCAGAATGGTTTTACCGCTTTAACACACAAACGCATGAGCTCTTTCAGTTTAAAATACAAGACCATAATGCTGCTGCCCTCCGTTCACGATTGTTTATAGATGAGGAAAAGAACTTTTGGGTCATAACATATCGTGGAGCATACAAGGTAAACAGTTTTAGATTTACCAGTTATAATAAATCTTCAGGATTATTAGAAAATGAAGGCACCGCTATATTGGAACTCAAGCCCGGCGTAATGTTTATCGGGAGCTCAGAAGGCTACAGTATTATTAACAAAGCAGATAAATCCATTCGCCCGTATGACTTAGGCACTATGCTTATGCAAAAGCATATTCAAAGAATATTTGATATTGAAAAGTCTCCTACAGGCACATACATAGCTGGTGGAATCTTAGGTTTTGGGATTTTACAAGAAGACTTTAACGTAAAGTGGCATCAATTCCCCGAATTAGACAGGGTTGAGACTATTCATATTTCCGACTCAAATATCTACTTAAGCAACCATAACCATATATATAAAAAAACAGGCTCCTCCTTACAAAAAGCTGGAGATATATATGCTTACACTCGCCAAATTACTGAGTTACCGGACGGCCGCCTATGTGCAGTTACTAATGCTGGCCTCACTATTTTTGAACACGGAACTAGCAAGACAATACTTTATAAACATGAAGCTTCCTCTAACTTTTATGTGCTTAAAAATATTAACGGTCATACCTATATCGGTTCTCACATAGGCCTTTTAGAACTTAAAAACGACAGTATTTTTCATGCTCCGCTTCATAACTACAACATTACCCAACCCATTTATGACATGCTTAAAACACGAGATGGAAAAATATGGCTGGGCACGGCCAATGGCGTTTACATAATTGATGAAGGCCGCATGAAACATTATACCCAAGATGATGGCCTTATTGGTAATGAAGTAAATAGAAACTCCTTTTATGAAGATAGTCATGGCCGAATCTGGATTGGCACCAGCGAAGGTGTTTCTTATTATGACCCTGAAATGGATAGTGAAATTCCTAATCCTGAAAAAGTAGACATACTGTATATAAAAAATAAAAATGAAGTAATTTCTGAAGAGGAGCTATCAGACCTCAGTCATCAGAAAAATGACCTTGAATTTTTCTTCAGAACCATTTCATTTACTGATGAGCAAAAAACTAACTACCGACTTCGGTTAATTGGCCTTGAGAAGGAATGGCGATATATTAATAATCATCAGCAAAACTCCATTTTGTACACTTCTTTACCTTACGGGAAAGACTATCAGCTAGAAATACAAGCTAGCATAGGCAATGGCCCCTGGAGCCCCTCCACACTTAGCTCATCTATTTCTATTGATAAACCCTTTTACATTACCTGGTGGTTTATCATTGGTTGCGTATTATTTGCCATTATGCTGGGGTATATGATTAATTACTACATCAATCAAATAGAGTTAAATACCATTTTAAAAAAGACTGTAGAAGAAAAAACCGCTCAAATCACCGCCTCCCAAAAAGAACTTAAAAATCAGAATAACCAGCTATTGGAAGAAATAGAGGTCAGGAAAATAGCTGAAACTGAAAGATCAAAACTTATTCATGAGCTCACCAAGATTAACAAAGAGCTAGACTGGTTTATCTACAGTGCGTCTCATGATCTTACTGCACCCATAAAAAGTATGCGAGGCCTATTAAATATAATGCTAATTGAAGAACAAAAAGAGCTCTACGACAGATACCTGCCTCTATTACAGAAAAGCTTATCGCAATTAGAAACCTTCACCAAAGAGCTCATTGACTTCTCCAGAAATGCCCGCGCCGAGGTGAGTAGAGATCCTATTCAATTTAAAAAACTTATTAGTGTAGTCATTGAGAACTTCCGTTTCTTAGACAACTTCGAACATATTTCCATCTCCATTGAAACAGGCAAAGAAGCTGACCAATTCATTACTGATTCTCTTCGTTTGAGGGTTATTCTTACCAATATTCTTTCTAATGCTGTCAATTACCATGATTTAGAAAAGTCAGAACCCTTCATAAAAATTTCTTCCTATAGAGATAATGGCAGCATTTTCATTAAAGTAAATGATAACGGACAAGGCATAAACTCCGCTATGCAGCCTAATATTTTCAATATGTTTTACAGGGCAAACGAAAACTCCAAAGGCTCAGGGCTTGGGCTTTATATTGTAAAAGAGGCCGTTGATAAAATAGGCGGAAAAATCAGCCTAGCCAGTGATCTTGGAATAGGCACTACCGTTACTTTAGAAATCCCTCAAACAGAATGA
- a CDS encoding alpha/beta hydrolase, with protein sequence MRRLLILAFASILVIGAKAQSFNYEKLNFEETTVSTVTYAHEGTSNALKMDVYEPEGDKRKDRPVFLYVHGGGFSGGARDEAWIKEYAEQMAKHGLVVVSMSYTLLMKGKGFGCDISAAEKIKVFNQAGEEVAMAAASMVKNKDKFNIDPDKIILAGSSAGAEAILHAAYIKANYSPLPEDFHYAGVISMAGAVSQLDDITKESAIPTQIFHGTCDDAVPYGTAAHHYCKLGEPGYLTLFGGRSIADKLQSLDQPYYMVTGCNGNHGWHSIPMKQYNHLILDFIQNDVINGEFRQIHQVIKSDETCGRNSAPSICD encoded by the coding sequence ATGAGAAGACTATTAATTTTGGCCTTTGCGTCTATACTAGTTATAGGCGCAAAGGCTCAATCGTTTAATTACGAGAAGCTTAATTTTGAGGAAACTACGGTTTCTACCGTTACCTATGCCCATGAGGGAACTTCTAACGCCCTTAAAATGGATGTGTACGAGCCTGAAGGTGATAAAAGAAAGGATAGACCTGTTTTTTTATATGTACATGGAGGAGGTTTTTCTGGTGGAGCCAGGGATGAGGCTTGGATAAAAGAATATGCTGAGCAGATGGCCAAACATGGCTTAGTAGTGGTGAGCATGTCATATACCCTACTAATGAAGGGAAAAGGCTTCGGTTGTGATATCTCAGCAGCGGAAAAGATCAAAGTATTTAATCAAGCAGGAGAAGAAGTGGCTATGGCTGCTGCCAGTATGGTTAAAAATAAAGATAAATTTAATATAGATCCTGACAAGATCATTTTGGCAGGAAGTAGCGCTGGTGCCGAAGCTATTTTACATGCGGCATACATCAAGGCTAATTATTCGCCATTGCCAGAAGATTTTCATTATGCCGGAGTCATAAGCATGGCAGGAGCAGTATCGCAGCTCGATGATATCACAAAAGAATCAGCTATTCCTACACAAATTTTCCATGGTACTTGTGATGATGCCGTGCCATATGGTACTGCTGCACACCATTATTGTAAACTAGGTGAGCCTGGCTACCTTACGCTATTCGGAGGCAGAAGCATTGCAGATAAATTACAATCACTAGATCAGCCGTATTACATGGTGACGGGTTGTAATGGAAATCATGGCTGGCATAGCATACCCATGAAGCAGTATAACCACCTTATTCTGGATTTTATTCAGAATGATGTAATCAATGGAGAATTCAGGCAAATACATCAGGTGATCAAATCTGATGAGACCTGCGGACGAAATTCAGCACCATCCATTTGTGACTAG
- a CDS encoding RNA polymerase sigma factor: MSTTLQGHIDQAELAALLKNKDKAAMKYLYENYSAALYGVILRIVVDEKVAEEVLQDAFLKIWDKIATYDAQKGRLFTWMLNLTRNLAIDKLRSKEIKRVQKTDELSNNVYNIERDNLIHQNIDTIGVEKFLDKLREEERLVIDLIYFRGYTQSEVSEEKNIPLGTVKTRLRMALTNLRKELGVR, translated from the coding sequence ATGTCTACAACACTACAAGGCCATATTGATCAGGCAGAGCTGGCTGCTCTTTTAAAGAATAAGGACAAAGCGGCCATGAAGTATCTGTACGAAAACTATTCTGCTGCGCTCTATGGGGTCATTTTACGTATAGTTGTAGATGAAAAAGTGGCGGAAGAGGTGTTACAAGATGCCTTTTTGAAAATATGGGATAAGATAGCCACATATGATGCCCAAAAAGGGCGTTTGTTTACCTGGATGCTTAACCTTACCAGAAACCTGGCAATTGATAAACTCAGATCTAAAGAGATTAAACGAGTTCAGAAAACTGATGAGCTGAGTAACAACGTATATAATATCGAACGAGATAATCTCATTCATCAAAATATTGATACGATAGGCGTTGAAAAGTTTTTAGACAAACTGAGGGAAGAGGAGAGACTAGTTATTGATCTCATTTATTTTAGGGGCTACACACAATCTGAAGTTTCTGAGGAAAAAAACATTCCCTTGGGTACGGTTAAAACTCGTCTGCGCATGGCTTTAACAAATCTTAGAAAAGAGTTAGGAGTAAGGTGA
- a CDS encoding anti-sigma factor, which yields MNIQEYISSGILEAYALGELTSTEEQEVSENVQKYPEIKDELNKVELTLENLAFETAVSPALEVKTSVLQAIGIEEEEEKEEKVRAMPRRHLGMWRLAVAASVTIAAVSLVLAYNYYNKWKHTENELTSLIAQNERLAQDYNQVNQKLDKVESDFDILSDAGYRRVAMNGTDNAPQSKAFVYWNENTQDVYLNISSLDPLEQEKQYQLWAIVDGKPVDAGVFNSGEKHLLKMKNIEGASAFAVTVEPKGGSINPSLETMQVMGPVES from the coding sequence GTGAATATTCAAGAATACATATCATCAGGTATTTTAGAAGCCTATGCTCTCGGAGAGTTAACTTCTACCGAGGAGCAGGAAGTTTCTGAAAATGTGCAAAAGTACCCGGAAATTAAAGATGAGCTCAATAAAGTGGAGCTTACATTAGAAAATCTCGCATTTGAAACTGCGGTTTCTCCAGCGCTAGAGGTAAAGACTTCTGTATTACAAGCAATAGGAATAGAGGAAGAGGAAGAAAAGGAGGAAAAAGTACGAGCAATGCCCCGCAGACACTTAGGCATGTGGAGGCTGGCCGTGGCTGCTTCCGTAACCATAGCTGCAGTTAGCTTAGTACTGGCTTACAATTATTATAATAAATGGAAGCATACAGAAAACGAACTGACTAGCTTAATAGCTCAAAATGAAAGGTTAGCTCAGGATTATAATCAAGTGAATCAAAAGCTTGATAAAGTAGAAAGTGATTTTGATATATTGAGTGATGCTGGTTATAGGCGTGTGGCCATGAACGGTACTGATAACGCACCTCAATCAAAGGCTTTTGTCTATTGGAATGAAAACACTCAGGATGTTTATTTAAACATAAGCTCATTAGATCCGCTAGAGCAGGAAAAGCAGTATCAGCTTTGGGCCATTGTAGATGGCAAGCCGGTAGATGCTGGTGTATTTAATAGTGGAGAAAAGCACCTGCTTAAAATGAAAAATATTGAAGGAGCTTCAGCTTTTGCTGTTACCGTGGAGCCCAAAGGGGGAAGTATAAATCCTTCGCTAGAAACTATGCAGGTTATGGGGCCGGTAGAAAGCTAA
- a CDS encoding inorganic phosphate transporter produces MQQVYLILIILLFALAITDLIVGVSNDAVNFLNSAIGSKVAPRHVILIVASIGIILGATFSSGIMEVARKGIFFPDHFYFADVMVIFLAVMLTDIILLDLFNTFAMPTSTTVSIVFELLGASFAVALMKTLQDDSGLSIMHQYINFDNALTIVSSIFISVAVSFTVGMIVQYFSRVLFTFQYEKRMKTVGVIWAGIALTAISYFLIIKGVKGSSFISDDKIEWFERNSLEISIFSFLAWSVIFFILREVFKTNILKIVVLFGTFALAMAFAGNDLVNFIGVPIAGLESFKEWSASGLDPHEMFMTSLSKPVKTNTYLLLAAGIIMVLTLWLSKKAKSVTETEVNLGRQDAGSERFKANAVSRGIVQGARGIGKGLTAVVPKSVLSQLEENFDNEVTLNTDDAPAFDLVRASVNLTVASILIAFATSLKLPLSTTYVSFMVAMGSSLSDRAWGRDSAVYRVSGVINVILGWLGTAVIAFLISSIFAFLIFKVGLSMVAVILVIAVITIYRSFTYHKEKERKKTLAEKLLAQTSLIPVNKALIEANNRTRENLSMVTELYKESLGGLFIEKKKPLKKSRKTLNDLIDRNEKFKANLIKFINRMDENEGNTSKTYLNIYDLEQDFTHSIKFIIEESLNHVKNMHSSLTDKQVEGLKELTDNFVAFMTQAVDVLEENSNKKMNSLITLKRVILDQILSLMEFQIKEVRKKGQSKRTSTLFFNILLETKEMVNTTSRFIKVFKKAGFNGHAKTSDL; encoded by the coding sequence GTGCAACAAGTCTATCTAATCCTAATTATTTTACTCTTTGCCCTGGCCATTACGGACCTTATAGTGGGAGTCAGCAATGATGCTGTTAACTTCCTTAACTCCGCCATCGGTTCTAAAGTAGCGCCACGACATGTGATATTAATAGTGGCCAGCATAGGTATTATTCTAGGAGCTACCTTTTCATCAGGCATTATGGAGGTGGCCAGAAAAGGCATTTTCTTCCCTGATCACTTCTACTTTGCTGATGTAATGGTAATATTTCTGGCAGTAATGCTTACTGACATTATTCTGTTGGATCTTTTCAACACCTTTGCCATGCCTACCTCTACTACAGTTTCTATTGTGTTTGAGCTACTGGGCGCCTCCTTTGCTGTAGCCCTGATGAAAACCCTGCAAGATGATTCCGGACTGAGTATCATGCACCAGTACATAAATTTTGACAATGCACTTACCATAGTCTCCAGCATATTTATTTCTGTGGCTGTTTCCTTTACGGTGGGCATGATAGTACAGTACTTTAGCCGTGTACTTTTTACCTTCCAATATGAAAAAAGAATGAAAACGGTTGGCGTAATCTGGGCAGGCATTGCCCTTACCGCCATCAGTTACTTCTTAATTATAAAAGGTGTAAAAGGCAGCTCATTTATCTCTGATGACAAAATAGAATGGTTTGAACGTAATAGTCTTGAAATAAGCATCTTCTCCTTTTTAGCATGGTCAGTAATCTTCTTTATACTGAGAGAAGTCTTCAAAACCAATATTTTAAAAATAGTAGTGCTTTTCGGCACATTTGCTTTAGCCATGGCCTTTGCAGGTAATGACCTGGTGAACTTTATAGGAGTGCCCATTGCAGGTTTAGAATCATTTAAAGAATGGAGTGCTTCCGGCTTAGATCCTCATGAGATGTTCATGACTTCGCTGAGCAAGCCCGTAAAAACCAACACCTATCTTCTATTGGCTGCTGGTATAATTATGGTACTCACCTTATGGTTATCTAAAAAGGCCAAATCAGTAACAGAAACTGAAGTAAACCTGGGAAGACAGGATGCTGGCAGCGAGCGGTTCAAGGCCAATGCAGTCTCAAGAGGAATAGTGCAAGGTGCCAGAGGAATAGGTAAAGGTCTTACAGCTGTGGTGCCTAAAAGTGTACTTTCTCAATTAGAAGAGAATTTTGACAACGAAGTAACCTTAAACACTGATGATGCACCTGCATTTGACCTGGTGAGAGCATCTGTGAATCTTACGGTAGCCAGTATATTAATAGCTTTTGCCACTTCGCTCAAGCTTCCTTTATCTACCACATATGTTTCTTTTATGGTAGCCATGGGCTCGTCACTTTCTGATAGAGCCTGGGGAAGAGACAGTGCCGTTTACAGGGTTTCAGGGGTAATTAATGTTATTTTGGGCTGGTTAGGCACCGCTGTAATTGCCTTTTTAATATCCAGCATTTTTGCCTTCTTAATTTTCAAAGTAGGTCTTTCTATGGTGGCAGTAATACTAGTAATAGCGGTAATTACCATCTACAGAAGCTTTACCTATCATAAAGAAAAGGAAAGGAAAAAAACTTTGGCTGAAAAGCTTTTGGCTCAAACTTCACTAATACCCGTGAATAAAGCACTCATTGAAGCCAATAACCGAACCAGAGAAAACCTGAGTATGGTTACAGAATTGTATAAAGAATCTTTAGGCGGCCTTTTTATTGAGAAGAAAAAGCCTTTGAAGAAATCTCGTAAAACACTCAATGATCTGATTGATAGAAACGAGAAGTTCAAGGCCAACTTAATTAAGTTTATCAACCGCATGGATGAAAACGAAGGCAATACCAGTAAAACTTATTTAAATATTTATGACCTGGAGCAGGACTTCACCCATTCTATTAAATTTATAATTGAGGAAAGTCTTAATCATGTCAAAAACATGCACTCTTCACTAACTGATAAACAGGTGGAGGGACTAAAAGAGCTGACTGATAACTTCGTAGCCTTTATGACGCAGGCAGTTGATGTACTTGAAGAGAATAGCAACAAAAAAATGAATTCTCTCATTACACTTAAAAGGGTGATTTTAGATCAGATCTTATCATTAATGGAATTCCAGATTAAAGAAGTGAGGAAAAAAGGTCAGAGTAAGAGAACTTCCACCTTATTCTTCAACATATTACTAGAAACCAAAGAAATGGTAAATACCACCAGCCGCTTTATAAAAGTATTTAAAAAGGCAGGATTTAATGGCCATGCTAAAACTTCAGACCTATAA
- a CDS encoding alpha/beta hydrolase, translating into MKIYAISGLGADERAFYKLQLKHPIIHLPWKTPVPGETLRSYAQRFLKDIDDSKPFGLMGLSFGGMVVVEIAKIKTPQKTIIISSVPTRKELPPDFRAIGSLGIVRIIPAKWLIPPKIICHWLFGVKTKEDKELLNAIIEDTDPDFFKWAIQEILMWNNTENIPLLALHGTKDRLIPCHREALRIRNGSHFMVVSHAESISTIINHYLA; encoded by the coding sequence ATGAAGATATACGCTATTAGTGGCTTAGGAGCTGATGAGCGGGCATTTTATAAACTCCAACTAAAACACCCCATAATTCACCTCCCTTGGAAAACACCCGTTCCCGGTGAAACTTTAAGATCATACGCTCAGCGTTTTTTGAAAGATATTGATGATTCTAAACCCTTCGGCCTGATGGGTTTATCATTTGGAGGTATGGTAGTGGTTGAAATCGCGAAAATCAAGACCCCACAAAAGACCATCATTATCTCCTCTGTTCCTACCAGAAAAGAACTGCCGCCAGACTTCAGGGCCATAGGTAGCCTGGGCATAGTCCGCATAATACCCGCAAAATGGCTCATTCCACCTAAAATAATATGTCATTGGCTTTTTGGTGTTAAAACAAAGGAAGACAAGGAATTGCTCAATGCAATTATTGAAGATACGGATCCTGATTTTTTCAAATGGGCCATACAGGAAATCCTGATGTGGAATAATACTGAAAATATTCCGCTACTGGCATTACATGGCACTAAAGATCGATTAATACCCTGCCATAGAGAAGCCTTAAGAATTAGAAATGGTTCTCATTTTATGGTAGTTTCTCATGCAGAGTCTATTTCCACCATTATCAACCATTACCTGGCATAA
- a CDS encoding glycerophosphodiester phosphodiesterase, translated as MKQIITAFFLLISMSMNAQKTDIQGHRGARGMMPENTIPAFMYALDQGVTTLEMDVVITKDKKVVVSHDPWISPGICVNVDNSKIKDEHQFVIYKMNYDEVKQFDCGSLNNTRFPEQQKMEINKPLLSDVIKEAEKHIKSYTQYEVNYNIEIKSDAQGDNELHPEPEEFSKLVYNLIDQYLPWERVIIQSFDFRVLQYWHEHYPKVKLAALVENDRSITTNLANLGFKPHIYSPDFNLLTDARVRELHRLGIQVIPWTVNEEADFKKLLKWKVDGIITDYPNKAKAMGLTVELKQPDSH; from the coding sequence ATGAAACAAATAATAACGGCTTTCTTTTTATTGATATCAATGTCAATGAATGCACAAAAAACAGATATACAAGGGCATAGGGGTGCACGCGGCATGATGCCTGAAAATACCATTCCGGCTTTTATGTATGCTTTAGATCAGGGAGTTACCACTCTGGAAATGGATGTGGTAATTACTAAAGATAAAAAAGTAGTGGTGTCTCATGATCCGTGGATTTCTCCGGGAATCTGCGTAAATGTGGATAATAGCAAGATCAAGGATGAACATCAGTTCGTTATTTATAAAATGAATTATGATGAGGTGAAGCAGTTTGATTGCGGTAGCCTGAATAATACTCGTTTTCCAGAGCAGCAAAAAATGGAGATTAATAAGCCGTTGCTAAGTGATGTAATTAAGGAAGCCGAGAAGCATATTAAGAGCTATACTCAATATGAAGTGAACTATAATATTGAGATAAAAAGTGATGCTCAGGGAGATAATGAGTTACACCCAGAGCCCGAGGAGTTTTCTAAATTAGTATATAATCTGATAGATCAATATTTGCCGTGGGAGCGAGTCATTATTCAATCTTTTGATTTTAGGGTGTTACAATACTGGCATGAGCATTACCCCAAGGTGAAATTAGCGGCTTTGGTTGAAAATGATCGGTCTATCACTACTAATTTGGCTAACCTGGGCTTTAAGCCTCATATTTATAGCCCCGATTTTAATTTGTTGACTGATGCCAGAGTGCGAGAGCTGCATAGACTAGGTATACAGGTTATTCCCTGGACGGTAAATGAGGAGGCTGATTTCAAAAAATTGCTCAAGTGGAAAGTAGATGGCATTATTACCGATTATCCGAATAAAGCTAAAGCCATGGGACTTACTGTAGAGCTAAAGCAACCGGATTCACATTAA
- the lpdA gene encoding dihydrolipoyl dehydrogenase, with the protein MSKKYDLLVLGSGPGGYVAAIRASQLGLKVGVIEKESLGGICLNWGCIPTKALLKSANVFEYISHSEDYGITIKDAKADLNAMVKRSRGVAEGMSKGIQFLFKKNKIDAIMGFGKLVPGKKIEVTGEDGTVETYSADHIIVATGGRSRELPNLPIDNEKIIGYRKALVLDKLPKKMVVVGSGAIGVEFAYFYNAIGVEVTIVEYLPRIVPVEDEEVSKTLERSFKKAGINILTNAEVTNVDTKGKGCKATVKTQKGEEVIECDVVLSAVGISTNLEGIGLEDVGVATDKGKVLVDDYYKTNIPGIYAIGDIVHGPALAHVASAEGIICVEKIAGETPQPLDYTNIPGCTYCTPEVASVGFTEAKAKEAGYDIKVGKFPFSASGKASAAGAKEGFVKLIFDAKYGELLGAHMIGNNVTEMIAEIVTARKLETTGHEIIKAVHPHPTMSEAVMEAAAAAYDEVIHI; encoded by the coding sequence ATGTCAAAAAAATATGATCTTTTGGTTTTAGGTAGTGGCCCTGGTGGTTACGTAGCGGCTATTAGAGCTTCTCAGTTAGGCCTAAAAGTAGGTGTTATAGAAAAGGAATCTCTAGGAGGCATTTGTCTCAACTGGGGGTGTATTCCTACTAAAGCCCTATTAAAGAGTGCTAATGTTTTTGAATATATATCTCATTCTGAAGATTACGGTATTACAATAAAAGATGCCAAAGCAGACCTTAACGCTATGGTGAAAAGAAGCCGTGGTGTAGCTGAAGGTATGAGTAAAGGTATCCAGTTCTTATTTAAGAAAAATAAGATCGATGCCATTATGGGATTTGGTAAGCTTGTTCCTGGTAAAAAAATTGAAGTTACCGGTGAAGATGGAACAGTAGAAACTTACAGTGCAGATCATATTATTGTAGCTACAGGTGGTAGATCTCGTGAGTTGCCTAACCTGCCTATCGATAATGAGAAAATTATAGGATATAGAAAAGCCTTAGTATTAGATAAATTACCTAAGAAAATGGTAGTAGTAGGCTCAGGAGCCATCGGCGTTGAGTTTGCTTACTTCTATAATGCTATTGGTGTAGAAGTTACCATAGTAGAGTACTTACCTAGAATAGTGCCTGTAGAAGATGAAGAAGTTTCTAAAACATTAGAAAGAAGCTTCAAAAAAGCAGGTATCAATATTTTAACAAATGCCGAAGTAACTAATGTAGATACTAAAGGTAAAGGCTGCAAAGCTACAGTTAAGACTCAAAAAGGTGAAGAAGTTATAGAGTGTGATGTAGTACTTTCTGCAGTAGGTATCTCTACAAACCTTGAAGGTATCGGCCTTGAAGATGTAGGTGTAGCTACAGATAAAGGTAAAGTATTAGTAGATGACTACTATAAAACTAACATCCCAGGTATTTATGCTATCGGAGATATAGTACATGGTCCTGCTTTGGCTCACGTAGCTTCTGCAGAAGGTATCATCTGTGTAGAGAAAATAGCTGGTGAAACTCCTCAGCCATTAGATTACACTAACATACCTGGTTGTACTTACTGTACTCCTGAAGTAGCATCAGTAGGATTTACTGAAGCTAAAGCTAAAGAAGCCGGATATGATATTAAAGTAGGTAAATTCCCATTCTCTGCTTCTGGTAAAGCTAGTGCTGCCGGAGCTAAAGAAGGTTTTGTAAAACTTATCTTTGATGCTAAATATGGTGAATTACTAGGAGCTCATATGATTGGTAATAACGTTACTGAAATGATTGCTGAAATAGTAACAGCAAGAAAACTGGAAACTACCGGTCATGAAATTATTAAAGCCGTACACCCTCACCCTACTATGTCTGAGGCGGTAATGGAAGCTGCAGCTGCGGCATATGATGAAGTGATACATATCTAA